Proteins encoded by one window of Anaerolineales bacterium:
- a CDS encoding AAA family ATPase: protein MSKILCLHSMRDNVGKTTVVTNIAALMVARGKRVCLVDADFRKPSLHKAFGLSESDLPRSLSDFLLGSEPISAAVYDITNRFGKMAKGRVYLIPAHGATSQASTIQARGYDPNQVKEGLDYLAGVLDIDYFIIDARAGLDEQTLPLYAITDILAVILMLNAEDFQGTGVLTEVAEKIAVPLVTILVNDVPDSFDPNNIRAEMERVYKLKPAAIIPHVDLPEGKSGIPAIDFPYSPMVVAIGGLAKLVMEWG, encoded by the coding sequence GTGTCGAAGATTCTCTGTCTTCATTCCATGCGCGATAACGTTGGGAAAACAACGGTTGTGACGAACATCGCCGCCCTTATGGTGGCACGCGGAAAACGTGTTTGTCTGGTAGATGCGGATTTTCGTAAGCCCTCGCTGCATAAGGCGTTTGGCTTGTCTGAGAGCGATCTCCCTCGTTCGCTCAGCGATTTTCTTCTCGGTTCAGAGCCGATCAGCGCCGCCGTTTATGACATTACCAACCGCTTTGGCAAAATGGCGAAAGGGCGTGTTTATCTCATTCCGGCACACGGGGCGACCAGCCAAGCCAGTACGATCCAAGCGCGGGGCTACGATCCGAACCAAGTGAAAGAAGGTTTGGATTACCTTGCCGGCGTGCTGGACATTGATTATTTCATCATTGATGCCCGCGCCGGTTTGGATGAGCAGACGCTCCCTCTCTACGCTATCACCGACATATTGGCGGTTATCCTCATGCTGAACGCTGAAGATTTTCAAGGAACAGGGGTGTTGACCGAAGTTGCCGAGAAAATCGCTGTCCCCTTAGTGACCATCCTCGTCAACGATGTTCCCGATTCGTTCGATCCCAACAACATCCGCGCCGAGATGGAGCGCGTGTACAAGCTAAAGCCTGCTGCTATCATTCCCCACGTTGATCTTCCCGAAGGCAAATCCGGTATTCCAGCAATTGATTTTCCCTACAGCCCGATGGTGGTTGCCATTGGCGGTTTGGCAAAGCTCGTTATGGAATGGGGATAA
- a CDS encoding carotenoid oxygenase family protein produces the protein MDRLAPTPTNADKKADYTVGFTDQTAELRLESLPTQGDIPHWLRGTLIRNSPGKFWAGTEEMHHWFDGLAMPHSFMDQLVKVDAQTGKTTIWAAPNCHPGEPVFVPAPNAQEEDDGVT, from the coding sequence ATGGATCGACTTGCCCCCACCCCGACAAACGCCGACAAGAAGGCGGATTACACGGTTGGCTTTACCGATCAAACCGCCGAACTGCGGCTGGAGAGCCTCCCCACGCAAGGGGATATTCCCCACTGGCTGCGGGGGACGCTGATCCGCAACAGTCCGGGGAAATTTTGGGCGGGAACTGAGGAGATGCACCATTGGTTTGATGGGCTGGCAATGCCCCATAGCTTTATGGATCAACTGGTCAAGGTCGATGCCCAAACAGGCAAAACGACGATCTGGGCAGCGCCGAATTGTCACCCAGGTGAGCCTGTTTTCGTCCCTGCACCCAACGCCCAGGAGGAAGATGATGGGGTGACTTGA
- a CDS encoding class I SAM-dependent methyltransferase: MDARTIAYLNELNQAFYKQIVENFDESRGRAWAGWARILPYVSGITPLRVLDAGCGNGRLGRFLSRHLSTPIHYHGIDYIEELLTAAREAFAARGILPDARLEVCDILTNPPGSGVYDVVALMGVLHHIPGGESRAALLSALAERVSVGGVFVFTAWCFYDYPRFRERLLPIPTGYATETGDFLMDWRRGHAAQTALRYCHHVDETEYAALIARSTAQGLTAVATFRADGHTEDSNRYAILQRLR, from the coding sequence GTGGATGCTCGCACTATCGCCTATCTGAATGAATTGAATCAAGCCTTTTATAAACAAATTGTCGAGAATTTTGACGAATCACGCGGGCGGGCATGGGCTGGTTGGGCGCGAATTCTGCCTTATGTGTCAGGGATCACACCGCTCCGTGTTTTAGATGCTGGCTGCGGCAACGGGCGCTTAGGACGTTTCCTCTCTCGCCACCTCAGCACACCCATTCACTATCATGGAATTGATTACATCGAGGAACTCCTTACAGCGGCACGGGAAGCCTTTGCCGCACGAGGTATCCTCCCCGACGCCCGCCTAGAAGTGTGCGACATCCTAACCAACCCGCCCGGCAGCGGGGTATATGATGTGGTGGCGCTGATGGGCGTGCTGCACCACATCCCCGGCGGGGAAAGCCGTGCGGCGCTGCTCAGCGCCCTTGCCGAACGTGTGTCCGTAGGGGGCGTGTTTGTCTTTACGGCGTGGTGCTTTTATGATTATCCGCGTTTCCGCGAACGGCTGCTCCCAATCCCCACCGGTTATGCCACAGAGACGGGCGATTTTCTCATGGATTGGCGGCGGGGACATGCCGCACAGACAGCACTGCGTTACTGTCATCATGTGGACGAGACAGAATACGCGGCGTTGATAGCAAGGTCGACGGCACAAGGGCTGACAGCAGTCGCTACCTTTCGTGCCGATGGGCATACAGAGGATAGTAACCGTTATGCTATCTTACAGCGTTTGCGGTGA
- a CDS encoding PIG-L family deacetylase — MVIVAHPDDIEFSCAGTIARWVREGAEVCYVLCTSGDVGIATPGMTNAEATRIREAEQTAAAEVVGVHNVVYLREPDGMLEATLHLRKRLVREIRRFKPDTVIVGDPQQLWSVGEGYINHPDHRAASLAAVDAIFPAAGQPNLFQELESEGLTAHKVHKVYVLSWEKATTWVNITDTIDLKVEALKKHVSQMGDWDVATEIKKWAAEIGKGHEMDYAEGFRVITFEDALAKEAPASTEAETVAG; from the coding sequence ATGGTTATCGTTGCCCACCCGGATGATATTGAGTTTAGCTGTGCGGGGACAATTGCCCGTTGGGTGCGCGAAGGGGCGGAGGTCTGTTACGTCCTCTGCACCAGTGGGGATGTGGGCATTGCCACCCCCGGTATGACGAACGCCGAAGCAACACGCATTCGCGAGGCAGAACAAACAGCGGCAGCAGAGGTTGTTGGGGTACATAACGTGGTCTACCTGCGCGAGCCAGATGGCATGTTAGAGGCAACCCTCCACCTGCGCAAGCGGCTTGTGCGGGAAATTCGGCGGTTTAAACCAGATACGGTGATTGTCGGTGATCCCCAGCAGTTGTGGTCGGTGGGGGAGGGGTATATCAACCACCCCGATCATCGCGCCGCCTCTCTTGCCGCAGTGGATGCCATTTTTCCAGCAGCGGGGCAGCCAAATCTGTTTCAAGAATTAGAGTCAGAAGGGCTGACCGCCCATAAGGTTCACAAAGTCTATGTTCTCTCGTGGGAAAAGGCGACGACATGGGTGAACATCACCGACACGATTGATCTGAAGGTTGAAGCGCTCAAAAAGCATGTCAGTCAGATGGGCGATTGGGATGTGGCGACAGAGATCAAAAAGTGGGCGGCGGAGATTGGCAAAGGGCATGAGATGGATTATGCCGAGGGGTTCCGCGTGATCACCTTTGAGGATGCTCTCGCAAAAGAAGCACCCGCCTCCACAGAGGCAGAAACTGTCGCTGGCTGA
- a CDS encoding WD40 repeat domain-containing protein yields MRKLTLILSLVFMGIGGSTNPRPSMAQESPYRFVRQFWLEDIPFTKKVPSPVSADTTPAISLDWIPNGAQIAIAYVDGRAGVWDALSGQMMWMQRDSTTPPWVRWNPDGDSIVTTSKTDLVVWKAATGEILKRIPYAGYGCPQRGNDPLQDTPPP; encoded by the coding sequence ATGCGTAAACTTACTCTGATTCTAAGTCTCGTCTTTATGGGGATTGGTGGCAGCACAAACCCGCGCCCAAGTATGGCGCAAGAATCGCCTTATCGCTTTGTACGGCAATTTTGGCTGGAAGACATCCCCTTTACCAAAAAAGTCCCTAGCCCTGTTAGTGCCGATACCACGCCCGCCATCTCCCTTGATTGGATCCCGAATGGGGCGCAAATCGCCATCGCCTATGTGGATGGGCGGGCAGGTGTTTGGGACGCCCTGAGTGGGCAAATGATGTGGATGCAGCGCGATAGCACGACACCCCCCTGGGTGCGTTGGAATCCCGATGGGGACAGCATCGTCACGACAAGCAAAACCGATCTCGTTGTCTGGAAGGCGGCAACAGGCGAAATCCTAAAACGGATTCCCTATGCGGGCTATGGATGCCCCCAGCGGGGAAATGACCCCCTTCAGGATACCCCCCCTCCTTAA
- a CDS encoding carotenoid oxygenase family protein, producing MTVAVNPAAGHSSLIILDAKTFTERGRANVPIHLPLGFHGSFFEK from the coding sequence TTGACCGTTGCGGTAAATCCGGCGGCGGGACATTCGTCCTTAATCATCCTTGATGCGAAAACGTTCACCGAGCGTGGGCGTGCCAATGTGCCGATCCACCTCCCTTTGGGGTTTCACGGGAGTTTCTTCGAGAAATAG
- the recJ gene encoding single-stranded-DNA-specific exonuclease RecJ, with amino-acid sequence MATQKRWRFAPLPPHGVIADYETCGIHPILAQILYQRGFTDPTEAQAFLRGESSLGDPFKLKGMAAAVARIRTAIKRREVIIVYGDFDADGVTSTALLVSVLRALGANVREYIPDRVDEGYGLNDAALIALAKAGAKLVITVDCGIRSLHEVETGIRAGLDMIVTDHHSVGLEIPRATAVINPKQAGCKGEPMLAGVGVTFKLASALIKAAIQQDRWQPTITPDDLLDLVALGTVADLVPLDRPENRALVAGGLARLREAKRPGVRALLDAAGLAPDKVDTTAIGFILAPRINAAGRLRHARLAYELLISDDPLFLSERAKQLSDLNEERQRLTRQMHDFARTHAGLDVLERGTAVPLIFAADADFIQGIVGLVAGRLTEEFYRPSIVVHYDAEKGESHGSCRSIAEFDITAALDQCADLLIRHGGHAQAAGFAIHNDNLPHFREHMMGIAEASLRGLTLQPSLAIDADIPLAAADGALYEALQLLQPCGNSMTVPILSSRRLKVLEARGVGKDNAHLKLSFTDGKLIRHGIAFRMGERAEGLPPLIDLAYELVLNEWNGNQRLEFIIQDIRPSE; translated from the coding sequence ATGGCTACCCAGAAACGTTGGCGTTTTGCTCCCCTCCCCCCCCATGGGGTTATTGCTGATTACGAAACATGCGGGATACATCCCATCCTTGCCCAAATTTTATACCAGCGCGGGTTTACCGACCCCACCGAGGCACAGGCGTTTCTGAGAGGCGAATCCTCCCTGGGTGACCCTTTCAAACTAAAAGGAATGGCGGCAGCCGTCGCTCGTATTCGGACGGCAATCAAACGCCGCGAGGTGATCATCGTCTATGGCGACTTTGACGCTGATGGGGTAACCAGTACGGCGCTTCTTGTCAGTGTGCTGCGGGCGCTAGGGGCGAACGTCCGAGAATACATCCCAGATCGCGTTGACGAAGGTTACGGATTGAACGATGCCGCCCTCATTGCGCTGGCGAAGGCAGGGGCGAAGTTGGTCATCACCGTTGACTGTGGGATTCGTTCCCTTCATGAGGTGGAGACGGGAATTCGCGCCGGGTTGGATATGATCGTTACCGATCATCACTCGGTTGGTCTGGAGATTCCGCGAGCCACTGCTGTGATTAACCCCAAACAAGCGGGCTGCAAGGGCGAGCCAATGTTGGCAGGGGTGGGCGTCACCTTTAAATTGGCGTCAGCACTGATCAAAGCGGCGATCCAGCAGGATCGCTGGCAGCCGACAATCACCCCTGATGATCTTCTCGATCTCGTGGCGCTTGGAACGGTTGCCGATCTTGTGCCGCTGGATCGCCCGGAAAACCGCGCCCTCGTCGCTGGCGGACTGGCACGCTTACGGGAGGCAAAGCGCCCCGGCGTTCGCGCCCTTTTAGATGCGGCGGGGCTTGCCCCCGATAAGGTGGATACCACCGCCATTGGCTTTATCCTTGCCCCTCGGATCAATGCGGCGGGGCGGCTGAGACACGCACGGTTGGCGTATGAGCTTTTGATTAGCGACGATCCCTTGTTTCTTAGCGAACGGGCAAAACAACTTAGTGACCTCAACGAGGAACGACAGCGGCTCACCCGCCAGATGCACGATTTTGCCCGCACCCATGCCGGACTCGATGTTTTGGAACGGGGGACGGCTGTTCCGCTCATCTTCGCTGCTGACGCTGACTTTATTCAGGGGATTGTGGGCTTGGTTGCCGGACGCCTGACGGAGGAATTTTACCGCCCGTCGATAGTCGTCCACTACGACGCCGAAAAAGGGGAAAGTCATGGATCGTGCCGCAGCATTGCGGAGTTTGACATCACCGCCGCCCTTGATCAATGTGCTGATCTGCTGATCCGGCATGGCGGACATGCTCAGGCGGCGGGTTTTGCTATTCACAATGACAATCTCCCTCACTTTCGGGAACACATGATGGGCATAGCCGAGGCATCCCTGCGCGGGCTGACGCTCCAACCGAGCCTCGCCATTGATGCCGATATTCCCCTTGCGGCGGCGGATGGGGCGCTCTACGAGGCATTGCAACTGCTCCAACCATGCGGAAATTCCATGACTGTGCCGATCCTCAGTTCGCGGCGACTAAAGGTGTTGGAGGCGCGGGGAGTGGGCAAAGACAATGCTCATCTGAAACTGAGTTTTACCGATGGCAAGCTCATCCGGCATGGGATCGCTTTTCGGATGGGGGAACGTGCCGAAGGATTGCCCCCCTTGATCGACCTTGCCTACGAACTTGTGCTGAATGAGTGGAACGGAAATCAGCGGTTGGAGTTCATCATCCAAGATATTCGTCCCTCAGAGTGA